DNA sequence from the Juglans microcarpa x Juglans regia isolate MS1-56 chromosome 5S, Jm3101_v1.0, whole genome shotgun sequence genome:
ATTCAAGCAAAATTGCAGAAAGAAGGAAGACAGTAATTGTTTTGCATCATAAGCTAATTTGAGATGGGTTTCACAAATCAACCGGTGAAGCATGATGAATACAGATGAACCATTGACCATCAATCCTCTCAAATACATTTGTAGCAAACTGTACCCCCATTTGCTACCTTCAGTCTTAACAAATTCCCGGCATGTAACGTACCCTACATCCCCCTTAACATGAACCCTTACATCTTTCAGTTGAATCTCTAGGGGGAACTCATAGTCTGCCCATACAAACTCCCAGCTCTCCATAACATCGTCATAACCAGATATCCCACTTGCACCAGGGTGTACAACACAGGCCTCATTGCCTTTGGTCCAAAGGGTTTGCATAGCAGCTAAATCCCAGTCCTGAATGAGTCATAAAATCGAGCATTTGCTAGCAATACTGAAGTCTTGCTATCCTCATGGAGATTTTTAAGGCTATCCCTAATTTTTGCTGCTTCAACATAGTTTTCTTCGGCAATGGCAATCTGTAGGTCCTGCTCCAAGATTTGCTCATCCATTATAATGCTTTCACCACCTAAAGGATCCTGTGTGTCCTCTCTTTTCGCTTGGCATGGTCTCAATGAGACCAAACCGGAAGCTTGTTGAAAGAATCCTGTACTAAGTACACAGAATTAGAAGTACTCAAAACTCGtgcctaataaaaaaattagaatatgattcaggaaaaaaaacatGCCCTATGGACGGTCGATGGACTCAAAATTGCAGTTACACATGATGGTTTAACCATTAATTATGAGTACAAGCAGATGGGGCAACTGACTTACTGGATCTTCTGGTTTGCAAACTGAGGTGACAACAATTAGGCAAAACCCGGATCCCACATCCTTGTCCAAAGGGTTTAGCTAAAACTATACCGTATTGCTTCAGGAAAGTTTTTGAAAGATAACGAGGCT
Encoded proteins:
- the LOC121268515 gene encoding LOW QUALITY PROTEIN: uncharacterized protein LOC121268515 (The sequence of the model RefSeq protein was modified relative to this genomic sequence to represent the inferred CDS: inserted 2 bases in 2 codons), encoding MALHGSSFCYNGDASIIREVHGLPCSYVNSFAKPRYLSKTFLKQYGIVLAKPFGQGCGIRVLPNCCHLSLQTRRSRFFQQASGLVSLRPCQAKREDTQDPLGGESIIMDEQILEQDLQIAIAEENYVEAAKIRDSLKNLHEDSKTSVLLANARFYDSFRTXDLAAMQTLWTKGNEACVVHPGASGISGYDDVMESWEFVWADYEFPLEIQLKDVRVHVKGDVGYVTCREFVKTEGSKWGXQFATNVFERIDGQWFICIHHASPVDL